The Anabrus simplex isolate iqAnaSimp1 chromosome 1, ASM4041472v1, whole genome shotgun sequence genome window below encodes:
- the LOC136874774 gene encoding putative uncharacterized protein DDB_G0285119, which produces MYVVLFFIGVLATTATAQRRPPNYSQDDMPITSFDCRDKILGGYYADIETDCQMFHVCVKVPGVGVQNYRFLCPNDTAFDQENQICADWYDVDCEAATLYYSDNFDLYRIGYEPGVSNLPVSKATAIPLGPSTARPPVRPSANRPRARPPVVEEEEDYFLQRSETGDRRLQQQQQQQQQQSQADLRSSSSGNFFTNKNEDEEERPKTIPQSAANKKKLAVRKFRKRPQQQYNDVSTSEGTTSAPPSTYSNNNYNTNRNNNINNNYNNRNNNFAGANTYTNAPSPSTYNSPSSPSTYNSPSSDSTYNNPSSPSTYNNPSSPSTYNNPSSPSTYNNPSSPSIYNSPSVSTSFASASSPSTYDSPSASSSYNIPSTTALPPTSRNSNAYLPRYNTIQRSVSPSSTTLAPSTSNNGDYSSTYQESSAFNNQRNSNFVQRTTAAASYNSPSSTPAPTTYTSANNNNNNNNNRRSNLARNPNNQRFSSNYKSSPASISPTPSTTSYQTNNNDFSSNNNFAFNANSQTTVYNPSTTAAPANFQYNNNYQRKVGGQPSTTERAPTSLDYQTGSSEEYNNYRGDKYDYRRTSGNNGEYVDNERNNGESLKTAPSNNYRPSNFNSYQNNNNYNKPTTTAAKNYTAAANNVTPRSYNTGSQQANYSPNVANKFYSTPTSKLFTTVPAVTTSRPAPTASQGFTASTTSQPVRAEVKGGPTPKKADAAYDYAYYDDKEPEYESAYAVSDFGVGESQKVARSIKS; this is translated from the exons ATGTACGTGGTGCTGTTTTTTATAG GTGTCCTAGCCACGACAGCTACGGCCCAACGCCGACCTCCCAACTACAGCCAGGATGACATGCCCATTACCAGCTTTGACTGTAGAGACAAGATCTTGGGAGGTTATTATGCTGACATAGAGACGGATTGCCAAATGTTCCACGTGTGCGTGAAAGTGCCAGGTGTCGGG GTGCAGAACTATAGATTCTTGTGTCCCAACGACACCGCCTTTGACCAGGAAAATCAGATCTGTGCTGACTGGTACGATGTGGACTGCGAAGCCGCCACTCTCTACTACAGCGACAACTTCGACCTCTATCGTATTG GCTATGAACCCGGTGTTTCAAACTTGCCCGTGAGCAAAGCTACAGCCATTCCTCTGGGTCCTTCAACCGCACGACCTCCTGTGCGCCCCTCTGCCAACAGACCACGAGCTCGCCCTCCGGTGGTTGAAGAGGAGGAAGATTACTTCCTGCAGCGCAGCGAAACAGGAGATCGCCGactacaacagcagcagcagcagcagcagcagcagtcacAGGCCGATTTGAG GAGCAGCAGTAGCGGCAACTTCTTCACAAACAAGAACGAGGATGAGGAAGAACGCCCGAAGACCATTCCACAGTCTGCTGCCAACAAGAAGAAGTTAGCTGTGCGCAAGTTCCGCAAACGTCCTCAGCAACAGTATAATGACGTCAGTACTTCCGAAGGCACCACTTCAGCTCCACCCTCCACGTATAGCAATAATAACTATAACACCAACCGCaacaacaacattaacaacaaCTATAACAACAGAAATAATAACTTCGCAGGAGCAAACACTTACACCAACGCGCCTTCACCAAGTACTTACAACAGCCCATCTTCTCCAAGTACCTATAACAGTCCATCTTCTGATAGCACATACAACAACCCTTCCTCTCCTAGCACATACAACAATCCCTCCTCTCCCAGCACATACAACAACCCTTCCTCTCCTAGCACGTACAACAACCCCTCTTCTCCCAGCATATACAACAGTCCTTCAGTGTCCACAAGCTTTGCTTCTGCCTCTTCGCCAAGCACCTACGATAGTCCCTCTGCCTCCAGCAGTTACAACATTCCCTCCACAACCGCCCTTCCTCCAACTTCCAGAAACAGTAACGCTTACCTTCCTCGCTACAACACTATCCAGAGAAGTGTTAGCCCTAGTTCGACAACACTAGCTCCGTCTACCTCAAATAATGGAGACTACAGCAGCACGTACCAGGAATCCAGTGCGTTCAACAACCAGAGAAACAGCAACTTCGTTCAGAGAACAACAGCTGCTGCGTCTTACAATTCCCCATCATCAACTCCAGCTCCTACTACATATACGTCagccaataacaacaacaacaacaacaacaacaggagaaGTAACTtggcaaggaacccaaacaatcaGAGATTTAGCAGCAATTACAAATCTTCCCCAGCAAGTATCAGTCCAACTCCTTCCACAACTTCGTACCAAACCAACAACAATGATTTCAGTAGCAATAACAACTTTGCTTTTAACGCAAACTCACAAACCACAGTGTACAATCCCTCGACTACTGCTGCACCCGCGAATTTCCAGTACAACAACAACTATCAGAGGAAAGTAGGTGGCCAACCATCAACCACTGAGAGGGCGCCTACCTCCCTCGACTACCAGACAGGTAGCAGTGAAGAGTACAACAACTACCGTGGGGACAAGTATGACTACCGGAGGACATCAGGCAACAATGGAGAGTATGTCGACAATGAGAGAAACAATGGAGAGTCTTTGAAAACAGCCCCTAGCAACAACTACAGGCCAAGCAACTTCAACTCATACCagaataataataactacaacaaACCAACAACAACTGCGGCGAAGAACTACACAGCGGCTGCCAACAATGTGACTCCAAGATCATACAACACTGGGTCTCAGCAAGCAAATTACTCTCCAAATGTCGCCAACAAGTTCTACAGCACACCCACGTCCAAACTCTTCACAACGGTGCCCGCTGTGACTACATCAAGACCAGCTCCGACCGCCTCTCAA